In Aphelocoma coerulescens isolate FSJ_1873_10779 chromosome 3, UR_Acoe_1.0, whole genome shotgun sequence, a single window of DNA contains:
- the TMEM17 gene encoding transmembrane protein 17 isoform X1, whose translation MARPEGPPTLPEPLRRRLVSFSSSVFSDSRHSALSDVPRAPPGFPGYRADCEILSSLPLQMSLYFNVYFFPFWWLITVAILYLKYPVLSDYYKFILVTIMILVSLTELIRLYLGYVGNLLEKVPELAGFWLLTLLPQLPIILFLLFNEGLKIHSLERAVHIIFAAFLSFQVVAGFFTLKRMVSTLAARFRLTEFHRLEEQRPGPGADSPARGSSARGW comes from the exons ATGGCGCGGCCCGAGGGCCCCCCGACGCTGCCCGAGCCCCTGCGGCGGCGGCTCGTCTCCTTCAGCAGCTCCGTGTTCAGCGACAGCCGCCACTCCGCGCTCAGCGACgtgccccgcgccccgccggggTTCCCGGGCTACCGCGCAG ATTGTGAAATCCTTTCCAGTTTGCCACTGCAGATGTCCCTCTATTTCAACGTTTATTTCTTCCCGTTTTGGTGGCTCATCACAGTTGCCATCCTCTACCTGAAG TATCCAGTCTTATCAGATTATTACAAGTTCATCCTGGTCACCATCATGATCCTGGTCTCTCTGACAGAGCTCATTCGACTCTACCTGGGATACGTGGGCAATCTCCTGGAGAAA GTGCCTGAGCTGGCTGGGTTTTGGCTCCTGACTCTCCTCCCGCAGTTGCCTATAATTCTCTTCTTGCTGTTTAATGAAGGTCTGAAAATCCACTCTCTGGAGCGAGCCGTGCACATCATCTTTGCCgccttcctctccttccaagTGGTCGCGGGCTTTTTCACGCTGAAAAGAATGGTGAGCACGCTGGCCGCTCGCTTCCGCCTCACCGAGTTCCACCGCCTGGAGGAGCAgcgccccgggcccggcgctgACAGCCCGGCCAGAGGGAGCAGCGCCCGGGGCTGGTAG
- the TMEM17 gene encoding transmembrane protein 17 isoform X2 gives MLISNPLKPIAYYWTSGFQKLSFTHIYLDCEILSSLPLQMSLYFNVYFFPFWWLITVAILYLKYPVLSDYYKFILVTIMILVSLTELIRLYLGYVGNLLEKVPELAGFWLLTLLPQLPIILFLLFNEGLKIHSLERAVHIIFAAFLSFQVVAGFFTLKRMVSTLAARFRLTEFHRLEEQRPGPGADSPARGSSARGW, from the exons ATGTTAATATCCAATCCACTGAAACCAATTGCATATTATTGGACATCGGGATTTCAAAAATTAAGTTTTACACATATATATCTTG ATTGTGAAATCCTTTCCAGTTTGCCACTGCAGATGTCCCTCTATTTCAACGTTTATTTCTTCCCGTTTTGGTGGCTCATCACAGTTGCCATCCTCTACCTGAAG TATCCAGTCTTATCAGATTATTACAAGTTCATCCTGGTCACCATCATGATCCTGGTCTCTCTGACAGAGCTCATTCGACTCTACCTGGGATACGTGGGCAATCTCCTGGAGAAA GTGCCTGAGCTGGCTGGGTTTTGGCTCCTGACTCTCCTCCCGCAGTTGCCTATAATTCTCTTCTTGCTGTTTAATGAAGGTCTGAAAATCCACTCTCTGGAGCGAGCCGTGCACATCATCTTTGCCgccttcctctccttccaagTGGTCGCGGGCTTTTTCACGCTGAAAAGAATGGTGAGCACGCTGGCCGCTCGCTTCCGCCTCACCGAGTTCCACCGCCTGGAGGAGCAgcgccccgggcccggcgctgACAGCCCGGCCAGAGGGAGCAGCGCCCGGGGCTGGTAG